A DNA window from Aureibaculum sp. 2308TA14-22 contains the following coding sequences:
- the ruvB gene encoding Holliday junction branch migration DNA helicase RuvB: MNENLNPSDENLSNEELDIERKLRPLNFYDFTGQDQVIENLKIFVEAANLREEALDHTLFHGPPGLGKTTLAHILSNELNANIKVTSGPVLDKPGDLAGLLTNLGERDVLFIDEIHRLSPIVEEYLYSAMEDYKIDIMIESGPNARTVQINLEPFTLVGATTRSGLLTAPMRARFGINSRLEYYQTDLLTTIVQRSATILNVPISMEAAIEIAGRSRGTPRIANALLRRVRDFAQIKSDGTIDINIAKFALKALNVDAHGLDEMDNKILVTIIDKFKGGPVGITTLATAVSESAETIEEVYEPFLIQQGFIMRTPRGREVTELAYKHLGKIKGSIQGGLF; the protein is encoded by the coding sequence ATGAACGAAAACCTAAATCCATCCGATGAAAATCTTTCTAACGAAGAATTAGATATTGAGAGAAAATTACGACCTCTAAATTTTTATGATTTTACAGGGCAGGATCAGGTTATTGAAAATCTAAAAATTTTTGTAGAAGCTGCCAACTTAAGAGAAGAAGCGTTGGATCATACATTGTTTCATGGTCCACCAGGATTAGGGAAAACCACCTTAGCACACATTTTATCGAACGAACTTAATGCAAACATAAAAGTTACTTCGGGTCCCGTTCTAGATAAACCAGGTGACTTAGCAGGATTACTAACCAATTTAGGTGAACGTGATGTATTGTTTATTGATGAAATTCACCGATTGAGTCCCATAGTAGAAGAATATCTTTACTCCGCAATGGAGGATTATAAAATTGATATTATGATTGAGTCTGGCCCAAATGCCAGAACCGTTCAAATTAATTTAGAACCTTTTACATTGGTAGGTGCCACCACACGATCAGGACTATTAACCGCTCCAATGCGTGCTCGTTTTGGAATTAATAGTAGATTGGAGTATTATCAAACTGATTTATTAACTACAATTGTACAGCGTAGTGCAACCATCTTAAATGTGCCTATATCCATGGAAGCTGCTATTGAAATTGCAGGTAGAAGTCGTGGCACACCACGTATTGCTAATGCGTTGTTAAGACGAGTCCGTGACTTTGCTCAAATTAAAAGTGATGGCACTATTGACATTAATATTGCCAAATTTGCTCTTAAAGCTTTGAATGTAGATGCTCATGGATTGGATGAAATGGACAATAAAATATTAGTTACCATTATTGACAAATTTAAGGGCGGGCCTGTGGGAATAACCACCTTGGCTACTGCGGTTAGTGAAAGTGCGGAAACTATTGAAGAGGTTTACGAGCCCTTTTTAATTCAACAAGGTTTTATAATGCGTACACCACGTGGAAGAGAAGTAACCGAACTAGCTTACAAACATTTAGGAAAAATTAAAGGAAGTATTCAAGGCGGACTTTTTTAA
- a CDS encoding SPOR domain-containing protein, giving the protein MKSFLNRYSIIILIISLLSINLITAQEEGSLTIQSSESIKNIIAKKKAHNKNTTKVKGYRIQIFFGSEQGAYKAREEFKSLFPEVYLKVENFPPDWKVRVGNYKTRLEADRALVEIKEAYLGAIVLPELIDVKKG; this is encoded by the coding sequence ATGAAATCATTTTTAAACAGATACAGTATCATAATCCTTATAATTTCTCTATTAAGCATAAATTTAATAACTGCTCAAGAAGAAGGTAGTTTAACTATTCAAAGCAGTGAGAGCATAAAAAATATTATAGCTAAAAAGAAAGCTCATAATAAAAACACAACAAAAGTTAAAGGATACCGAATTCAGATATTTTTTGGGAGTGAACAAGGTGCATATAAAGCCCGTGAAGAATTTAAGTCTCTTTTCCCTGAAGTGTATTTAAAAGTCGAAAATTTTCCGCCAGATTGGAAAGTACGCGTTGGCAATTACAAAACACGGTTGGAAGCCGACAGGGCTTTGGTCGAAATTAAAGAAGCTTATTTGGGAGCCATCGTATTGCCTGAATTGATTGATGTTAAGAAGGGTTAA
- a CDS encoding c-type cytochrome, translated as MRLLISSLAFILLFTSQLFAQEADIDNGKKLFNSNCAACHKLEGKLIGPPLKGISEKREQDWLIAWIRDNEALRASGDEDAIAIYEEYNKLPMIAYPQFSDQDIIDILAYTDDKPVEKADTGDSGVVTAASLGIDSLEVVKGKKIFNANCAACHKLEGKLIGPGLANIQDKRTDEWLNAWIKDNAALRASGDADAIAIFEEYNGSPMTAFPQLSDADIDAILLYTKHSSILEGPKDATEVSSVAETAPIPWATYLVLLVLAIAVVWVYFVSKNEFVKLVTTIALLLTVGYFAYWGMMSIGVDQGYKPVQPIAFSHKIHAGDNKIDCQYCHSSAKHSKTSGIPSVNVCMNCHKGISEYNGPVTAEFDKEFYDAEIQKIYDAVGWDKEENQYIAGYEQKPIEWVRIHNLPDFAYFNHSQHVTVGGVACQKCHGPVEEMEELEQFSPLTMGWCINCHRETEVKVEDNEYYAKIHEELSKKYGVEKVTVAQLGGMECGKCHY; from the coding sequence TTGAGATTACTTATTTCTAGTCTTGCTTTTATTTTACTTTTTACGTCACAGTTATTTGCTCAAGAGGCCGATATTGATAATGGTAAAAAATTATTTAATTCCAATTGTGCCGCTTGCCATAAATTAGAAGGTAAATTAATCGGGCCACCGCTAAAAGGTATTTCCGAAAAGAGAGAACAAGATTGGTTAATTGCTTGGATTAGGGATAATGAAGCGTTAAGAGCTAGTGGAGATGAGGATGCCATTGCAATTTATGAGGAGTATAATAAATTGCCAATGATTGCTTATCCGCAATTTTCGGATCAAGATATTATAGATATTTTAGCATATACAGATGATAAACCGGTTGAAAAAGCAGATACTGGTGATTCAGGTGTAGTAACCGCAGCTTCTTTAGGTATTGACTCATTGGAGGTAGTTAAAGGTAAAAAAATATTTAATGCCAATTGTGCCGCTTGTCACAAGTTAGAGGGCAAATTAATTGGACCTGGTTTAGCGAATATTCAAGATAAACGAACTGACGAATGGCTAAATGCTTGGATAAAAGACAATGCTGCATTAAGGGCAAGCGGTGACGCGGATGCTATTGCTATTTTTGAAGAGTATAATGGTTCACCAATGACAGCTTTTCCACAGTTAAGTGATGCCGACATTGATGCTATATTGTTATACACAAAGCATTCTTCTATTTTAGAAGGCCCAAAAGATGCTACTGAAGTTAGTTCAGTTGCTGAAACAGCACCAATTCCGTGGGCAACCTATTTGGTATTATTGGTTTTAGCAATTGCCGTAGTATGGGTTTACTTTGTGAGTAAAAATGAATTTGTAAAATTAGTAACTACCATCGCATTATTGTTAACGGTTGGTTATTTTGCCTATTGGGGTATGATGAGTATTGGTGTAGATCAAGGGTATAAACCTGTACAACCTATTGCATTCTCACATAAAATACATGCAGGTGATAATAAGATAGATTGTCAGTATTGTCACTCTTCGGCAAAACACAGTAAAACCTCAGGTATTCCATCGGTTAATGTATGTATGAATTGCCATAAAGGAATTTCAGAATATAACGGACCAGTTACCGCTGAATTCGATAAAGAATTTTACGATGCGGAAATCCAAAAAATATATGATGCTGTGGGTTGGGATAAAGAAGAGAACCAATACATAGCAGGTTACGAACAAAAACCGATTGAATGGGTACGTATTCATAACTTACCTGATTTTGCATATTTCAATCACTCACAACACGTAACTGTTGGTGGTGTAGCTTGTCAAAAATGTCATGGTCCAGTAGAGGAAATGGAAGAATTAGAGCAATTCTCTCCATTAACAATGGGTTGGTGTATCAATTGTCATAGAGAAACCGAAGTAAAAGTTGAGGATAATGAGTACTATGCTAAAATCCACGAAGAACTATCAAAGAAGTATGGTGTTGAAAAAGTAACTGTAGCACAACTGGGAGGTATGGAGTGCGGTAAATGTCACTATTAG